The following proteins come from a genomic window of Pseudomonas hygromyciniae:
- a CDS encoding CreA family protein, with the protein MRVMKGLLGLLVAIPLLASAEEIGQVSTVFKFVGPNDRIVVEAFDDPKVDGVTCYLSRAKTGGVKGGLGLAEDRAEASIACRQVGPIRFKGELKDGDEVFKERTSLVFKTMQVVRFLDKKRNTLVYLVYSDRLIEGSPQNAVTAIPILPWPGAQ; encoded by the coding sequence ATGCGTGTGATGAAGGGATTGTTGGGGTTGTTGGTGGCGATACCGCTGCTGGCTTCGGCCGAAGAGATTGGCCAGGTATCGACGGTGTTCAAGTTTGTCGGACCAAACGATCGGATTGTGGTCGAGGCCTTTGATGATCCTAAGGTGGATGGCGTGACCTGCTACCTGTCTCGGGCCAAGACGGGCGGGGTGAAGGGCGGACTAGGGCTGGCTGAGGATCGCGCCGAGGCCTCGATCGCCTGTCGCCAGGTGGGGCCGATTCGTTTCAAGGGTGAGCTCAAAGATGGCGACGAGGTGTTCAAGGAGCGCACGTCGCTGGTGTTCAAGACCATGCAGGTGGTGCGTTTCCTCGACAAGAAGCGCAATACCCTGGTGTATCTGGTCTACAGCGACCGCCTGATCGAAGGTAGTCCGCAGAATGCGGTGACG
- the proB gene encoding glutamate 5-kinase has product MRSKVTGAQRWVVKIGSALLTADGKGLDRAAMSVWVEQMVALHEAGVELVLVSSGAVAAGMSRLGWTARPSAMHELQAAAAIGQMGLVQAWESSFAEHGRHTAQILLTHDDLSDRKRYLNARSTLRALVELKVIPVINENDTVVTDEIRFGDNDTLAALVANLVEADLLVILTDRDGMFDADPRNNPDAQLIYEARADDPALDAVAGSVGGALGRGGMQTKLRAARLAARSGAHTIIVGGRLERVLDRLKAGERIGTLLSPERGMLAARKQWLAGHLQTRGTLVLDAGAVSALSQGNKSLLPVGVKLVQGSFRRGEMVVCVAPDGREIARGLANYSALEAQKIIGQSSESIVGLLGYMAEPELVHRDNLILV; this is encoded by the coding sequence ATGCGGAGCAAAGTGACGGGTGCGCAACGCTGGGTCGTAAAGATCGGAAGTGCGCTGCTGACGGCAGATGGCAAGGGGCTGGATCGCGCGGCCATGAGCGTCTGGGTTGAACAGATGGTGGCCTTGCATGAGGCGGGTGTCGAGTTGGTGCTGGTGTCGTCCGGGGCGGTTGCCGCCGGGATGAGCCGCCTTGGCTGGACCGCGCGACCCAGCGCGATGCATGAGTTGCAGGCTGCTGCTGCGATTGGTCAGATGGGGTTGGTGCAGGCCTGGGAATCCAGCTTCGCCGAGCACGGACGTCATACCGCGCAGATTCTGTTGACCCATGACGATCTGTCCGACCGCAAGCGCTACCTCAATGCCCGTAGCACCTTGCGTGCCCTGGTCGAGCTCAAGGTGATCCCGGTGATCAACGAGAATGACACCGTGGTGACCGACGAGATCCGTTTTGGCGACAACGACACCCTGGCTGCCTTGGTGGCCAATCTGGTGGAGGCCGACCTGCTGGTGATCCTCACGGATCGCGATGGCATGTTCGACGCCGATCCGCGCAACAATCCGGATGCTCAGCTGATTTACGAAGCGCGGGCCGATGATCCTGCGCTCGACGCCGTGGCCGGCAGTGTCGGCGGCGCCCTGGGTCGTGGCGGCATGCAGACCAAGTTGCGCGCGGCGCGCCTGGCGGCCCGCTCCGGTGCTCATACCATCATCGTTGGCGGGCGCCTGGAGCGTGTGCTGGATCGCCTCAAGGCCGGTGAGCGCATCGGCACACTGCTGTCGCCCGAGCGTGGCATGCTGGCGGCGCGCAAGCAGTGGCTGGCCGGCCATCTGCAGACCCGCGGCACCCTGGTGCTGGATGCGGGCGCGGTGTCGGCGCTGTCCCAGGGGAACAAGAGCTTGTTGCCGGTAGGCGTCAAGTTGGTCCAGGGTAGCTTCCGTCGTGGTGAAATGGTGGTGTGCGTAGCGCCGGACGGTCGTGAAATCGCCCGTGGCCTGGCCAACTACAGCGCCCTTGAGGCGCAGAAAATCATTGGGCAGTCGTCTGAGTCGATTGTCGGTCTATTGGGTTACATGGCTGAGCCGGAGCTGGTTCACCGCGATAACCTGATCCTGGTTTAA
- the cgtA gene encoding Obg family GTPase CgtA — protein MKFVDEVSIRVKAGDGGNGCMSFRREKFIENGGPNGGDGGDGGSIYMMADENLNTLVDYRYTRHFDAERGSNGGSTDCTGKKGEDLVLRVPVGTTIIDSATQEVIGDLTKAGQKLMVVQGGWHGLGNTRFKSSTNRAPRQTTPGKPGEQRDLKLEMKVLADVGLLGLPNAGKSTFIRSVSAAKPKVADYPFTTLVPNLGVVSVDRWKSFVVADIPGLIEGASDGAGLGIRFLKHLSRTRLLLHLVDMAPLDETSAPDAAEVIVNELAKFSPSLAERDRWLVLNKCDQILEEEHEERVKEIVDRLQWEGPVYVISAIAKEGTERLTRDIMRYLEDRADRLAADPVYKAELADLDQRIEDEARAQLQALDDQRALRRSGVKSVHDIGDDDWDEEDVDDEDGPEIIYVRD, from the coding sequence ATGAAGTTCGTTGATGAAGTTTCCATCCGAGTAAAAGCAGGTGACGGCGGTAACGGTTGCATGAGTTTCCGTCGCGAAAAGTTCATCGAAAACGGTGGCCCGAACGGCGGTGACGGCGGTGACGGCGGTTCCATCTACATGATGGCCGACGAAAACCTCAATACCCTGGTGGACTACCGTTACACCCGGCACTTCGATGCCGAGCGTGGCTCCAACGGCGGTAGCACTGACTGCACCGGCAAAAAAGGTGAGGATTTGGTGCTGCGCGTGCCGGTCGGCACCACGATCATCGACTCTGCCACCCAGGAAGTGATTGGCGACCTGACCAAGGCCGGCCAGAAGCTGATGGTTGTGCAGGGCGGCTGGCACGGTCTGGGTAACACCCGATTCAAGTCCAGTACCAACCGTGCGCCACGCCAGACTACGCCAGGCAAGCCGGGCGAGCAGCGTGACCTGAAGCTGGAAATGAAGGTGTTGGCGGATGTCGGTCTGCTGGGCCTGCCAAATGCCGGCAAAAGTACCTTCATTCGCTCGGTGTCTGCGGCCAAGCCTAAAGTGGCGGATTATCCGTTCACCACTCTGGTGCCGAACCTGGGCGTGGTCAGTGTCGATCGTTGGAAGAGCTTCGTGGTTGCGGACATTCCGGGCCTGATCGAAGGTGCCTCCGATGGTGCGGGCCTGGGGATTCGCTTCCTCAAGCACTTGTCTCGTACCCGTCTGTTGCTGCACCTCGTCGATATGGCGCCGCTGGATGAAACCAGCGCCCCGGACGCTGCAGAGGTGATCGTCAACGAACTGGCCAAGTTCAGCCCGTCCCTGGCTGAGCGTGACCGTTGGCTGGTGCTGAACAAGTGTGACCAGATCCTCGAGGAAGAGCACGAAGAGCGGGTCAAGGAAATCGTTGATCGCCTGCAGTGGGAAGGGCCGGTGTACGTGATCTCCGCCATTGCCAAAGAAGGCACTGAGCGTTTGACTCGTGACATCATGCGCTACCTGGAAGATCGTGCTGATCGCCTGGCTGCTGATCCGGTCTACAAGGCCGAGCTGGCGGATCTTGACCAGCGCATCGAAGACGAGGCGCGCGCGCAGTTGCAGGCGCTGGATGACCAGCGTGCCCTGCGTCGCAGTGGCGTCAAGTCGGTCCATGACATCGGTGACGATGATTGGGACGAGGAAGATGTGGATGATGAAGATGGTCCAGAAATCATTTACGTGCGTGACTGA
- the rpmA gene encoding 50S ribosomal protein L27, translating to MAHKKAGGSTRNGRDSEAKRLGVKMYGGQKIIPGNIIVRQRGTQFHAGYGVGMGKDHTLFAKIEGVIKFEVKGAFNRRYVSVVSA from the coding sequence ATGGCACACAAAAAAGCTGGTGGTAGTACCCGTAACGGTCGCGACTCAGAAGCCAAACGCCTTGGCGTTAAGATGTATGGCGGCCAGAAAATCATTCCGGGCAACATCATCGTGCGTCAGCGCGGCACCCAATTCCACGCCGGTTACGGTGTAGGCATGGGTAAAGATCACACCCTCTTCGCGAAAATCGAAGGCGTGATCAAGTTTGAAGTAAAAGGCGCGTTCAACCGCCGTTACGTGAGCGTTGTCTCGGCTTAA
- the rplU gene encoding 50S ribosomal protein L21 produces MSYAVIVTGGKQYKVAPGEYLKIEKLEIATGESVTFDRVLLVANGDDVNIGAPVVAGATVVAEVISQGRHDKVRIIKFRRRKHHMKRMGHRQWYTEIKITGIQA; encoded by the coding sequence ATGTCGTACGCAGTAATTGTTACTGGTGGCAAGCAATACAAGGTCGCCCCAGGTGAATACCTGAAGATCGAAAAACTGGAAATCGCTACTGGCGAATCCGTTACTTTTGATCGCGTTCTGTTGGTCGCCAATGGCGATGACGTGAACATCGGCGCTCCAGTTGTTGCTGGCGCTACCGTTGTGGCTGAAGTGATCTCCCAAGGTCGTCACGATAAAGTCCGCATCATCAAGTTCCGTCGTCGTAAGCACCACATGAAGCGTATGGGCCACCGCCAGTGGTACACCGAGATCAAAATCACCGGTATTCAGGCTTAA
- a CDS encoding polyprenyl synthetase family protein, giving the protein MQPQAFYRAVADDFSAVDGIIKKQLTSKVPLVSKIGDYITSAGGKRLRPLLVLLCGKALGREGDDLRLLAATIEFLHTATLLHDDVVDMSGMRRGRETANAMWGNAPSVLVGDFLYSRSFEMMVELGSMPVMKILSQATRIIAEGEVLQLSKVRDASTTEETYMEVIRGKTAMLFEASTHSAAALCEATAEQAEALRTFGDHLGVAFQLVDDLLDYRGDAETLGKNVGDDLAEGKPTLPLIYTMREGTPEQAALVRKAIQKGGIEDLESIRAAVEASGSLDYTAQLARDYVARAIKCLEALPASEYRDALVELSEFAVARTH; this is encoded by the coding sequence ATGCAACCCCAAGCTTTCTACCGCGCGGTGGCGGACGATTTTAGCGCCGTCGACGGCATCATCAAGAAGCAGCTGACTTCTAAAGTGCCGCTGGTCTCCAAAATTGGCGACTATATTACTTCGGCCGGCGGTAAACGCCTGCGTCCTTTATTAGTGTTGCTGTGTGGCAAGGCCCTGGGCCGCGAAGGCGATGACCTGCGCCTGCTGGCCGCGACTATCGAATTCCTGCATACCGCCACCCTGCTGCACGACGACGTGGTCGACATGTCTGGCATGCGCCGTGGTCGCGAGACCGCCAACGCCATGTGGGGCAACGCGCCCAGCGTGTTGGTGGGCGACTTCCTGTATTCGCGCTCGTTCGAAATGATGGTCGAACTGGGCTCGATGCCCGTGATGAAGATCCTGTCCCAGGCCACGCGCATCATCGCTGAAGGCGAAGTGTTGCAACTGTCCAAGGTGCGTGACGCGAGCACCACCGAAGAAACCTACATGGAAGTGATTCGCGGCAAGACCGCGATGCTCTTCGAAGCCTCGACCCACAGTGCCGCCGCGCTGTGCGAGGCGACCGCCGAACAGGCCGAAGCCCTGCGCACCTTTGGTGACCATCTGGGCGTGGCCTTCCAACTGGTGGACGACCTGCTCGATTATCGCGGCGATGCTGAAACCCTGGGCAAGAACGTCGGTGACGACCTGGCCGAAGGCAAGCCGACCCTGCCGCTGATCTACACCATGCGCGAAGGCACCCCGGAACAGGCGGCACTGGTGCGCAAGGCGATCCAGAAAGGCGGCATCGAGGACCTGGAAAGCATCCGCGCAGCCGTGGAAGCCTCGGGCTCGCTCGACTACACCGCACAACTGGCCCGCGACTACGTAGCCCGCGCCATCAAATGCCTGGAAGCCCTTCCAGCCAGCGAATACCGGGATGCCCTGGTGGAGCTGAGTGAGTTTGCGGTCGCGCGTACTCACTGA
- a CDS encoding zinc ribbon domain-containing protein YjdM, whose product MSTLPPCPKCNSEYTYEDGAQLICPECAHEWSVGGEAEAANDETVKKDSVGNVLQDGDTITVIKDLKVKGTSLVVKVGTKVKNIRLCDGDHDIDCKIDGIGPMKLKSEFVRKV is encoded by the coding sequence GTGAGCACGTTGCCACCCTGCCCAAAATGCAATTCCGAATACACCTACGAAGACGGCGCCCAACTGATCTGCCCGGAATGCGCCCACGAGTGGTCCGTCGGTGGTGAAGCCGAAGCAGCCAACGATGAAACCGTGAAGAAAGACTCCGTTGGTAACGTTCTGCAAGACGGTGACACCATCACCGTGATCAAAGACCTCAAGGTCAAGGGCACCTCGCTGGTGGTCAAGGTCGGTACCAAGGTCAAGAACATCCGCCTGTGCGATGGCGACCACGATATCGATTGCAAGATCGACGGTATCGGCCCGATGAAGCTCAAGTCCGAGTTCGTCCGCAAGGTCTGA
- a CDS encoding PA4570 family protein: MTYLIDAWLDRPHPYLRILHRETGEVCAVLEEEALNELQDQGDLDVNGLSSSEPGVLKEVVRNLFLFCYARALRPVTELNGKFHP; this comes from the coding sequence ATGACTTATTTGATTGATGCCTGGCTGGACCGTCCGCACCCTTACCTGCGGATCCTTCATAGGGAAACCGGCGAAGTGTGTGCGGTGCTGGAAGAAGAAGCGTTGAATGAGCTGCAGGACCAGGGCGACCTGGACGTCAACGGCCTGAGTTCCAGTGAACCCGGGGTGCTGAAGGAGGTAGTGAGGAATCTGTTTCTATTCTGCTATGCCCGAGCGTTGCGCCCAGTGACGGAGCTCAATGGCAAGTTTCACCCATGA
- a CDS encoding FKBP-type peptidyl-prolyl cis-trans isomerase → MSEVNLSTDETRVSYGIGRQLGDQLRDNPPPGVSLDAILAGLTDAFGGKPSRVDQEQMAASFKVIRDIMQAEAAAKAEAAAGAGLAFLAENAKREGITTLASGLQFEVLTAGDGAKPTREDQVRTHYHGTLIDGTVFDSSYERGQPAEFPVGGVIAGWTEALQLMNAGSKWRLYVPSELAYGAQGVGSIPPHSVLVFDVELLDVL, encoded by the coding sequence ATGTCCGAAGTCAATCTGTCCACCGACGAAACCCGCGTCAGCTACGGCATTGGCCGTCAGTTGGGCGACCAACTGCGCGACAACCCGCCACCGGGCGTCAGCCTGGACGCGATCCTGGCCGGCCTGACCGACGCGTTCGGCGGTAAGCCAAGCCGTGTTGACCAGGAGCAAATGGCTGCCAGCTTCAAAGTGATCCGCGACATCATGCAAGCCGAAGCAGCGGCCAAGGCTGAAGCAGCCGCAGGCGCTGGCCTGGCATTCCTGGCTGAAAACGCCAAGCGTGAAGGTATCACCACCCTGGCTTCCGGCCTGCAGTTTGAAGTGCTGACCGCCGGTGACGGCGCCAAGCCGACCCGTGAAGACCAGGTGCGTACCCACTACCATGGCACCCTGATCGACGGCACTGTGTTCGACAGCTCCTACGAGCGTGGCCAGCCGGCAGAATTCCCGGTCGGCGGCGTGATCGCTGGCTGGACTGAAGCCCTGCAACTGATGAATGCCGGTAGCAAATGGCGCCTGTACGTGCCGAGTGAGCTGGCTTACGGCGCACAAGGCGTTGGCAGCATCCCGCCGCACAGCGTTCTGGTATTCGACGTCGAGCTGCTCGACGTTCTGTAA
- a CDS encoding TIGR00645 family protein — protein sequence MERFIENAMYASRWLLAPIYFGLSLGLLALALKFFQEVIHLLPNVFAMAESELILVLLSLIDMALVGGLLVMVMISGYENFVSQLDIDDNKEKLNWLGTMDSSSLKMKVAASIVAISSIHLLRIFMDAKNVDPQHLMWYVIIHMTFVISAFAMGYLDKVTKH from the coding sequence ATGGAACGCTTTATCGAAAATGCAATGTACGCCTCCCGCTGGCTGCTGGCGCCGATCTATTTCGGCTTGTCCCTCGGGCTGTTGGCGTTGGCGCTGAAATTCTTCCAGGAAGTGATCCATCTGCTGCCCAATGTCTTTGCAATGGCCGAGTCGGAACTGATTCTGGTGCTGCTGTCGCTGATCGACATGGCCCTGGTGGGTGGTTTGCTGGTGATGGTGATGATTTCCGGCTACGAGAATTTTGTCTCGCAATTGGATATCGACGACAACAAGGAAAAACTCAACTGGCTGGGCACCATGGACTCTTCGTCGCTGAAGATGAAAGTGGCGGCGTCCATCGTGGCGATTTCCTCGATCCACCTGCTGCGTATTTTCATGGATGCCAAGAATGTCGATCCACAGCACCTGATGTGGTACGTGATCATTCACATGACCTTCGTGATCTCGGCGTTTGCCATGGGTTACTTGGATAAAGTCACCAAGCATTGA
- a CDS encoding PA4575 family protein gives MPRNLCLTRQCLGLVTRIECSIRPLAGDAGLWTLLFAAGMTGEQPSTIKSQGPFHGPFVAENILESIVQSLTLHGYELADDPQIWCLHLQAHLRQLNGGRLPALHL, from the coding sequence ATGCCGCGCAACCTTTGCCTCACCCGCCAGTGCCTGGGCCTGGTCACCCGAATTGAATGTTCCATTCGTCCTCTTGCGGGGGATGCTGGGCTGTGGACGTTGCTGTTTGCCGCCGGAATGACCGGCGAGCAGCCCTCGACCATCAAATCCCAAGGGCCGTTCCATGGGCCGTTCGTCGCGGAAAACATTCTTGAATCGATTGTGCAAAGCCTGACACTGCACGGCTACGAGCTGGCCGACGACCCGCAGATATGGTGCCTTCACCTACAGGCTCACCTGCGCCAGCTCAATGGCGGTCGGCTGCCGGCTCTTCACCTGTAG
- a CDS encoding Lon protease family protein, whose protein sequence is MPDPVAASLRLAPEALTRPFSAEQFSFSTTNDLEPFRGVLGQERAVEALQFGVAMPRPGYNVFVMGEPGTGRFSFVKRYLKAEGKRLQTPADWVYVNNFDEPREPRALELPAGGAAPFIADISGLIDNLVATFPAVFEHPTYQQRKSAIDRAFNQRYDRALDVIERLALEKDVALYRDSSNIAFTPMLDGKALDEAEFSQLPEADRERFHTDISELEERLNEELASLPQWKRESNNQMRQFNEETITLALQPLLAPLSEKYAENAGVCGYLQAMQVYLLKTVVELLVDDAKTDAQARKLLEEQYCPSLVVGHPLNGGAPVVFEPHPTYDNLFGRIEYSTDQGALYTTYRQLRPGALHRANGGFLILEAEKMLSEPFVWDALKRALQSRKLKMESPLGELGRLATVTLNPQVIPLQVKVIIIGARSLYYTLQDLDPDFQEMFRVLVDFDEDIPMVDESLEQFAQLLKTRTSEEGMAPLTSDAVARLATYSARLAEHQGRLSARIGDLFQLVSEADFIRHLAGDERTDAGHIERALKAKATRTGRVSARILDDMLAGVILIDTAGAAVGKCNGLTVLEVGDSAFGVPARISATVYPGGSGIVDIEREVNLGQPIHSKGVMILTGYLGSRYAQEFPLAISASIALEQSYGYVDGDSASLGEACTLISALSKTPLKQCFAITGSINQFGEVQAVGGVNEKIEGFFRLCEARGLTGEQGAIIPQANVATLMLDEKVLQAVRAGQFHVYAVRQADEALSLLVGEPAGEPDAEGQFPEGSVNARVVERLRAIAEMISEEDLKEAEKELAQQALAEAKPT, encoded by the coding sequence ATGCCTGATCCTGTTGCTGCCAGCTTGCGTCTAGCGCCCGAAGCGCTGACTCGTCCTTTCTCCGCTGAACAGTTCAGCTTCTCGACCACCAATGACTTGGAGCCCTTTCGCGGTGTGCTTGGCCAGGAACGCGCGGTTGAAGCGTTGCAGTTCGGTGTGGCTATGCCACGCCCCGGTTACAACGTGTTTGTCATGGGCGAGCCCGGTACCGGGCGCTTTTCGTTCGTCAAACGCTATCTCAAGGCCGAAGGCAAGCGCCTGCAGACCCCGGCAGACTGGGTCTACGTCAATAATTTCGACGAGCCCCGCGAGCCGCGTGCCCTGGAGTTGCCTGCAGGCGGTGCGGCGCCGTTCATCGCTGATATCAGCGGCCTGATCGACAACCTGGTCGCCACTTTCCCGGCCGTGTTCGAACACCCGACTTATCAACAGCGCAAAAGCGCCATCGACCGTGCCTTCAACCAGCGCTACGACCGTGCCCTGGATGTGATCGAGCGCCTGGCCCTGGAAAAGGACGTGGCGCTGTACCGTGACAGCAGCAACATCGCCTTTACCCCGATGCTCGATGGCAAGGCCCTGGACGAGGCCGAGTTCTCGCAACTGCCGGAAGCTGACCGTGAGCGCTTCCACACGGATATTTCCGAGCTCGAAGAACGCCTCAACGAAGAACTCGCCAGCCTGCCGCAGTGGAAGCGCGAGTCCAACAACCAGATGCGCCAGTTCAACGAAGAAACCATCACCCTGGCCTTGCAGCCATTGCTGGCACCGTTGTCTGAAAAGTACGCCGAGAACGCCGGCGTGTGCGGCTACCTGCAGGCGATGCAGGTCTATCTGCTCAAGACTGTGGTCGAGTTGTTGGTGGATGACGCAAAAACCGATGCCCAGGCGCGCAAGCTGCTGGAAGAGCAGTACTGCCCGAGCCTGGTAGTGGGCCATCCGCTCAATGGCGGCGCACCGGTGGTGTTTGAGCCGCACCCGACCTACGACAACCTGTTCGGCCGGATCGAATACAGCACCGACCAAGGCGCGCTCTATACCACCTATCGGCAACTGCGCCCGGGGGCGCTGCACCGCGCCAACGGCGGCTTCCTGATCCTGGAAGCCGAGAAAATGCTCAGCGAGCCGTTTGTCTGGGACGCGCTCAAGCGGGCCCTGCAATCACGCAAGCTGAAGATGGAATCGCCGCTGGGCGAGCTAGGTCGCCTGGCTACCGTGACCCTCAACCCGCAAGTGATTCCATTGCAGGTCAAAGTCATCATCATCGGCGCCCGTTCGCTGTACTACACCCTGCAAGACCTGGATCCGGACTTCCAGGAGATGTTCAGGGTACTGGTGGATTTCGATGAAGATATCCCGATGGTCGATGAGAGCCTGGAGCAATTCGCCCAACTGCTGAAAACCCGCACCTCGGAAGAGGGCATGGCGCCGCTGACCTCCGATGCCGTGGCGCGACTGGCGACCTACAGCGCACGGCTGGCGGAGCACCAGGGGCGTTTGTCGGCGCGTATCGGCGACCTGTTCCAACTGGTCAGCGAAGCGGATTTCATCCGTCACCTGGCCGGTGATGAGCGTACCGACGCCGGGCATATCGAGCGCGCGCTGAAGGCCAAGGCCACGCGTACCGGGCGGGTCTCGGCGCGGATCCTTGACGACATGCTCGCCGGGGTGATCCTGATCGACACCGCCGGCGCGGCAGTGGGCAAGTGCAACGGGCTGACGGTGCTGGAGGTCGGTGATTCGGCGTTCGGTGTGCCGGCGCGGATTTCCGCCACGGTATACCCGGGCGGCAGCGGCATCGTCGATATCGAGCGCGAGGTCAACCTCGGGCAACCGATCCACTCCAAAGGTGTGATGATCCTCACCGGTTACCTGGGCAGCCGTTATGCCCAGGAATTCCCCCTGGCGATTTCCGCGAGCATTGCCTTGGAGCAATCCTACGGTTACGTCGATGGCGACAGTGCCTCGTTGGGCGAGGCCTGCACGTTGATTTCGGCGTTGTCGAAGACACCGCTCAAGCAGTGCTTTGCCATCACCGGCTCGATCAACCAGTTCGGCGAAGTGCAGGCGGTGGGTGGGGTCAACGAGAAGATCGAAGGCTTCTTCCGTCTGTGCGAGGCTCGTGGCTTGACGGGCGAGCAGGGCGCGATCATTCCCCAGGCCAACGTCGCCACGTTGATGCTCGATGAGAAGGTGTTGCAGGCCGTGCGGGCAGGGCAGTTCCATGTGTATGCCGTGCGCCAGGCCGACGAGGCGCTGAGCCTGTTGGTGGGCGAGCCTGCCGGTGAGCCGGATGCCGAAGGGCAATTCCCCGAGGGCAGCGTCAACGCCCGCGTGGTTGAGCGTCTGCGGGCGATCGCCGAGATGATCAGCGAGGAAGACCTCAAGGAAGCGGAGAAGGAGTTGGCGCAGCAGGCGTTGGCGGAGGCCAAGCCAACCTGA
- a CDS encoding DUF3015 domain-containing protein, which translates to MKRILLGTLFTVVSLNAMAEAPGGPNCGWGNMLFEGQRGTPAHFLASTTNGTSGNATFGMTSGTNGCSTNSALTYGGKSWIAMNGMMNELSEDMAKGNGEALTTYAVVLGVAPEDRDHFAAVTHEHFQQIFSKADVTAEDVHSNTIAVLKGDARLAKYATQA; encoded by the coding sequence ATGAAACGGATCCTTCTCGGTACTCTCTTCACCGTTGTCTCCCTCAATGCAATGGCCGAAGCGCCAGGTGGCCCGAACTGCGGTTGGGGCAACATGCTGTTCGAAGGCCAGCGCGGCACGCCAGCCCACTTCCTGGCCTCAACCACCAACGGCACCTCCGGTAACGCCACCTTCGGCATGACCTCGGGCACCAACGGTTGCAGCACCAACAGCGCGCTGACTTACGGCGGCAAATCGTGGATTGCCATGAATGGCATGATGAATGAGCTGTCCGAAGACATGGCCAAAGGCAATGGCGAAGCACTGACCACCTATGCCGTGGTCCTGGGCGTTGCTCCAGAGGATCGTGATCACTTCGCCGCTGTGACTCACGAACACTTCCAGCAGATCTTCAGCAAGGCTGACGTAACCGCAGAAGACGTGCACTCCAACACCATCGCTGTTCTCAAAGGCGACGCCCGTCTGGCGAAATACGCCACCCAGGCTTAA